A single window of Periplaneta americana isolate PAMFEO1 chromosome 14, P.americana_PAMFEO1_priV1, whole genome shotgun sequence DNA harbors:
- the Girdin gene encoding girdin: MATTAEIEDLMSGPLVTWFSSCLENADRLAEYEDLTDGILIHEVLLQIDPEPVHHGVVPSLGNVLTRVRNMDIIIRNIKALYEEELCQVLLVLPDCVKLGREPDSKAGVENMQLLLLLLLGCAVQCPNKEAFIDGIKQLDLDVQHAIVDCIKQVTDNHHIVLTQDVITEAFSPDLMINHIRRLVRERDDYLQHWTTSVIQERVGSEGCNEQQRKPSTPMLEGESHHLAVELADWKARLRKQRQELEEKTEALVECKEDLEHNRLLVTKLRQEVQELMQDARAAKAYRDELDAVRERAERVDKLETEVQRYREKLSDIEFYKTRVEELREDNRVLLETREMLEEQLQRARKRGDHVLELESEIIKYKQQLNDFALEREAHQEKLQELFEENAQLQLLTKSALNDNSAYDIESDNMEDFDGGSGDNSLSEQLSSNAQARALKLELENRRLLSTIDSLKESSFHESSNKILELEKEKKTFSLKVDQLQENCQRLNQQNSELEQLFKDALTENRKLQDALDALKLNSDKQHQELQCDRSRIEELDKVVESMAKEKQRLQCLVESIQRRADELERTNDVANQQTENWKTEAKQIPELRTQCSTNQAKIESLEKENQGLQRELSKLRESIEVKDKTLDQYASDSACHEKERSRLTKELEDAVAQITRLHEVERESQELASRSAVDRETLATLQSDLVTQKLNTQQLRSSLEKLGLDLDQLMDPDTALERIAASAEVVRAVRGLLAKQEVAKETAVEEVSSKEDQSPDVQALKSDNESLARQCEELRQELSALQSSADSLHSEKAKLQVGVATLQSQISSLSTQHTALQLANSQLVAEKDELVKERSLQQSAHQQLLLDQVTLQSLHEQLSTEYEALLREREGLKAVQRDLRNELRALKELCARQEAAHTLLEQEKEKLKSESRSLGNLRAEHSSLKDDFRNLFTASEKLKQEYRSLQEEYRALRTENGSLKLRQTEMQGELAKANDHSTLLEVEVSKLSNRCEMLLQMNTGLEDDRRSLMDHVSLLLSQYHELLTHSLEDKEHYHMEEKMFTDKLNNLCRQKEKLEEKIMEHYRKLESCSTKKKSFGATLVKRVRKAGSDFISKVPRNRRSWHEDTRRTESQVALSHGSESGEGGNESDVSLEDLRNQVLQDGFTQSTLSLGSAGTRRTVYYTGEDNGTRETSQDTYSKDQDTTFDNNATSEVPCASTPQQDPRSFLVYNRISTVIGGADESSQVAPRGPPSPNEDSLAPPANTAEEGKRSSKTKAKGENSIWYEYGCV, from the exons ATGGCAACTACAGCAGAGATAGAAGATCTCATGAGTGGACCTCTTGTTACATGG TTCAGTTCCTGCTTGGAAAATGCTGACAGATTGGCTGAATACGAAGACTTGACTGATGGCATTCTTATTCATGAAGTTCTATTGCAAAT AGATCCAGAGCCAGTACATCATGGTGTTGTGCCAAGTCTGGGAAATGTGTTGACTCGTGTACGTAACATGGATATCATCATTAGGAACATCAAGGCGCTGTATGAG GAGGAGCTGTGCCAGGTGCTGCTGGTGCTGCCAGACTGCGTGAAGCTGGGCAGGGAGCCTGACAGCAAGGCTGGCGTGGAGAACAtgcagctgctgctgctgctgttgctgggCTGCGCCGTGCAGTGCCCGAACAAGGAAGCTTTCATCGACGGGATCAAACAGCTGGACTTGGATGTGCAGCACGCCATTGTGGACTGCATCAAGCAG GTAACGGATAATCACCACATTGTGCTAACTCAAGATGTGATAACTGAAGCCTTTTCTCCTGATCTCATGATCAATCACATCAGAAGACTTGTTCGAGAAAGGGATGATTATTTACAG CACTGGACAACTTCAGTGATACAAGAGAGAgtaggaagtgaaggctgtaatGAACAACAAAGAAAGCCGTCCACTCCTATGTTGGAAGGCGAGTCACATCATCTCGCTGTTGAACTCGCAGATTGGAAAGCTCGGCTGAGAAAACAGCGCCAAGAACT tgAAGAAAAAACAGAAGCATTAGTGGAGTGTAAGGAAGATCTAGAGCACAACAGACTGCTAGTAACTAAACTTCGACAAGAG GTTCAAGAACTGATGCAAGATGCTAGGGCTGCCAAGGCCTACCGAGATGAGCTGGATGCCGTGCGGGAGAGAGCGGAACGGGTCGACAAGCTGGAAACAGAAGTTCAGAGATATCGCGAGAAACTGAGTGACATCGAGTTCTACAAGACGCGTGTGGAGGAGCTGAGGGAGGATAACAG AGTGCTGCTAGAAACAAGGGAGATGCTGGAGGAGCAGCTGCAGAGAGCTCGGAAGCGGGGCGACCACGTGCTGGAGCTGGAGAGTGAGATCATCAAGTACAAGCAGCAGCTGAACGACTTCGCGCTGGAGAGGGAGGCGCACCAGGAGAAGCTGCAGGAGCTCTTCGAGGAGAATGCGCAGCTGCAGCTGCTTACCAAGTCGGCCCTCAACGACAACTCAGCATACGATATAGAAAGTGACAACATGGAAGATTTTGATGGGG GTTCTGGAGACAACAGCTTGTCAGAACAATTGAGTAGCAATGCACAAGCCCGTGCTCTGAAACTAGAACTGGAAAACCGGCGCCTTCTATCAACAATTGACAGTCTTAAGGAATCATCATTTCATGAAAGCAGCAACAAAATTCTTGAActtgagaaagaaaaaaagacattttCTTTGAAG gtTGACCAACTACAAGAAAACTGTCAAAGGTTAAATCAGCAGAATTCAGAACTAGAACAGCTGTTTAAGGATGCTTTGACGGAAAATAGAAAGCTCCAGGATGCATTAGATGCCCTGAAATTAAATTCTGACAAACAACATCAGGAACTGCAG TGTGACAGATCTCGAATAGAAGAGCTTGATAAGGTCGTTGAGAGCATGGCGAAAGAGAAGCAGAGATTGCAGTGTCTTGTTGAGAGCATTCAGCGGCGTGCAGACGAATTAGAAAGAACAAATGACGTAGCCAATCAGCAGACAGAGAACTGGAAAACAGAAGCCAAACAAATTCCAGAGCTGCGAACTCAGTGTAGTACAAACCAGGCCAAGATAGAGAGTTTGGAGAAAGAGAACCAGGGCTTGCAGAGAGAGCTTTCCAAACTGCGGGAATCCATTGAG GTTAAAGACAAGACCCTGGACCAGTATGCCAGTGATTCTGCTTGCCACGAAAAAGAAAGAAGCAGACTGACCAAGGAGTTGGAAGATGCCGTGGCGCAAATAACCAG ACTTCATGAAGTGGAGAGAGAAAGTCAAGAGCTTGCAAGTCGATCGGCTGTGGACAGGGAGACGCTGGCCACGCTGCAGAGTGACCTGGTCACTCAGAAACTGAACACTCAGCAGCTGAGGAGCAGCTTGGAGAAGCTGGGGCTGGACCTGGATCAGCTCATGGATCCAGACACTGCATTGGAGAG GATAGCAGCCAGTGCAGAGGTAGTGCGAGCCGTGCGAGGCCTGCTAGCCAAGCAAGAGGTGGCCAAGGAGACTGCTGTGGAGGAGGTGAGCAGCAAGGAAGATCAGAGTCCCGACGTGCAGGCTCTCAAGTCCGATAACGAGTCCTTGGCCCGCCAGTGTGAGGAGCTGCGGCAGGAACTGTCCGCTCTGCAGAGCTCTGCTGACAGCCTTCACTCTGAGAAAGCAAAGCTGCAAGTGGGCGTGGCCACGCTGCAGTCGCAGATATCTTCTTTATCGACCCAGCACACGGCTCTGCAGCTTGCCAACTCTCAGCTGGTCGCCGAGAAAGACGAG CTGGTGAAGGAGCGCAGCCTGCAGCAGTCGGCACACCAGCAGCTGCTGCTTGACCAAGTGACGCTGCAGTCCCTGCACGAACAGCTGAGCACTGAGTACGAGGCTCTTCTGCGAGAGCGGGAGGGCCTGAAGGCAGTTCAGCGGGACCTGCGCAACGAGCTGCGGGCTCTGAAGGAGTTGTGTGCGCGCCAGGAAGCGGCCCACACTCTGCTGGAGCAGGAGAAGGAGAAGCTCAAGTCGGAGTCCCGTTCCTTGGGCAACTTGAGAGCAGAACACTCCAGCTTAAAA GATGATTTCCGAAACTTGTTCACTGCAAGTGAGAAGCTGAAGCAGGAGTACCGAAGTCTGCAGGAGGAATACAGAGCTCTGCGCACTGAGAATGGAAGTCTGAAGCTGCGGCAAACAGAAATGCAAGGGGAGCTGGCCAAGGCCAACGACCACAGCACTCTGCTAGAAGTGGAAGTGTCTAAGCTCAGTAACAGGTGTGAG ATGTTGCTGCAAATGAATACAGGTTTGGAAGATGATCGCCGCTCACTTATGGATCACGTGTCTCTGCTTTTGAGCCAGTACCACGAGCTGCTCACCCATTCACTAGAGGATAAGGAGCACTACCACATGGAGGAGAAGATGTTCAC AGACAAACTGAACAATCTATGTCGACAGAAGGAAAAACTGGAAGAGAAAATTATGGAACATTATAGGAAGTTGGAAAGCTGTTCTAcaaaaaa GAAAAGTTTTGGTGCCACCCTTGTGAAAAGAGTGCGAAAGGCAGGCTCAGACTTCATCAGTAAGGTGCCAAGG AATCGCCGCTCTTGGCATGAAGACACCAGGCGCACTGAAAGTCAGGTGGCGCTCTCTCATGGCTCAGAGTCTGGGGAAGGTGGCAACGAATCAGATGTCAGCTTGGAAGATTTGAGAAATCAGGTTCTTCAGG atggCTTCACACAAAGCACACTAAGTTTGGGCAGTGCAGGAACTCGCAGGACAGTCTATTACACAGGGGAAGATAACGGCACAAGAGAAACATCTCAAGACACTTAT